GCCGAGCCTGTGCCGGTAGACGAGGAGATACGGAGGGTCGTGCCGGTCGTCCAACGCCTTGCCAAGATGGTGGAGGTGCCGATTTCCATTGACACGTACAAGGCGGCAGTTGCCGAGCGTGCCCTCGAGGCAGGGGCGGCGATGGTCAACGACATAACCGCCTTGCGGGCAGATCGACAAATGGCAGAGGTGGTGCGGCGCTTCGGGGCAGGCCTTGTGCTCATGCACATGCAAGGCGAGCCGCGTACCATGCAACGCAATCCCACCTATGGAGATGTGGTGGAGGAGATTATTGCCTTCCTCCAGGAGCGCGTCGCGGCGTGCGAACAGGCAGGCATCCCTCGTTCCTGCCTGGTGGTGGACCCGGGCATAGGGTTCGGCAAGACGGTGCAGCACAATTTTGAGATCATCCGCCGGCTCAAAGAGTT
The window above is part of the candidate division KSB1 bacterium genome. Proteins encoded here:
- the folP gene encoding dihydropteroate synthase is translated as MVAAGQCSFRLTCRGRLLDLSGRTLVMGILNVTPDSFSDGGKFFDPDLALAHALELCRQGADIIDVGGESTRPGAEPVPVDEEIRRVVPVVQRLAKMVEVPISIDTYKAAVAERALEAGAAMVNDITALRADRQMAEVVRRFGAGLVLMHMQGEPRTMQRNPTYGDVVEEIIAFLQERVAACEQAGIPRSCLVVDPGIGFGKTVQHNFEIIRRLKE